One genomic region from Leptospira tipperaryensis encodes:
- a CDS encoding SpoIIE family protein phosphatase — protein MLLSILLFVSTELFAFPTVLTKDWKLSVGKNVDLSEDDPIWKKFDSLPIPKEILQNFSLPEDSPHTITLLRKIEISKAEIEELNTDGLSVHFPLFTNVYEVFFNGDKVGEGGFISGGRILKNGFKRHVILTIPENKVRIGENEIRVVLSADPGEELDAYASFDSTPPLLDLQSRNAEILSERSTLMLLFLYLFVGFYHFLFYFKRPQEKYNLFFGLFSILLSAYIYLRSNSVYELNLDPFLQMKMEYMIVFNIPTFFLLFLDTFFESRVSSISRFYQFFAVALTSLIPFSSRIVCVFLLQVWQFSVLVFVFYSLYIMFRALIRKNQDSVRLFAGFIILIVSAITDLIGSMQWFPFLENYGLLKYGFFTFELGIVFILANRFLRVHNEVEELNLDLDHKVKERTGQLQDTLSQIQELKVQQDGDYFLTSLLLDPLNRHHLQNDFITLEGFSRQKKHFEFKQWKKEIGGDIIIADEMTLKDRRYLVFVNGDAMGKSIQGAGGALVLGVVFRSFLSRTKTVSSYKSKPPEVWLKDCFAELQNIFESFDGSMLISVVLGLVDLESGIFYFLNAEHPWTVLYRDGVASFIEDKLELRKIGITGLESKMKVKIFFLEKGDSIFIGSDGRDDLLLGVDSDGTRLINEDESQFLKRIEESRGDMGNIVQSLRNFGELTDDLSIIKFSYLKEPIRFQSVGNLNSERFPDDTYLKYLETENWEDAVYYLENLKKKFADEFLPPIFKKELAKVYYKTGKYEEALLLFETLISDFPEDVENMFLASLIYKRFNRYRQAVELGERVMLREPEFLNNVAHLAESYLFIHKRETAIQLLQKVDQLDPNNSHAKKIRIQLDRPVPDHRNG, from the coding sequence ATTCTCTTATCAATTTTGTTATTCGTATCGACTGAGCTTTTTGCATTTCCCACCGTTCTCACAAAGGATTGGAAGCTCTCAGTAGGTAAGAATGTAGATCTTTCCGAAGACGATCCGATCTGGAAAAAATTCGATTCGCTTCCGATTCCAAAAGAGATTCTTCAAAATTTTTCTCTTCCTGAAGATTCCCCGCATACGATAACCCTGCTCAGAAAAATCGAAATTTCCAAAGCAGAGATCGAAGAACTAAATACGGATGGACTTTCCGTACACTTTCCTCTATTTACGAACGTTTACGAAGTTTTCTTTAACGGCGATAAGGTGGGAGAGGGCGGCTTTATTTCCGGAGGGAGAATTTTAAAAAACGGATTTAAGAGACACGTGATCCTTACAATTCCTGAGAATAAGGTCCGAATCGGTGAGAACGAAATCAGAGTGGTTCTCTCTGCAGATCCGGGAGAAGAGTTAGACGCGTATGCCAGTTTCGATTCTACTCCTCCTCTTTTAGATCTTCAATCTCGAAATGCGGAAATTCTTTCGGAACGTTCCACTTTGATGCTTTTGTTTTTATATCTTTTCGTCGGCTTCTATCATTTTCTTTTTTATTTCAAACGTCCTCAAGAAAAGTATAATCTTTTTTTCGGGCTCTTTTCCATTCTACTTTCTGCATATATTTATCTTCGAAGTAATTCCGTTTACGAGTTAAACCTCGATCCATTTTTGCAAATGAAAATGGAATATATGATAGTATTCAACATACCTACTTTCTTTTTATTATTCTTAGATACTTTTTTTGAATCCAGAGTTAGCTCTATTTCACGCTTCTATCAGTTTTTTGCCGTCGCTTTGACTTCTCTGATTCCATTTTCGAGTAGAATCGTTTGTGTGTTTTTACTTCAGGTTTGGCAGTTTTCGGTCCTTGTTTTTGTATTTTATTCTTTATACATTATGTTTCGAGCTTTGATTCGAAAGAATCAAGATTCGGTTCGTCTTTTTGCAGGCTTTATCATTTTAATAGTTTCCGCGATAACCGACTTGATCGGATCCATGCAGTGGTTCCCTTTTTTAGAAAATTATGGACTTCTAAAATACGGATTTTTTACGTTCGAACTTGGAATTGTATTCATTCTCGCGAATCGTTTTCTACGAGTACACAACGAGGTGGAAGAATTGAACCTTGATTTGGATCACAAGGTAAAAGAAAGAACGGGCCAATTACAGGATACTCTTAGTCAGATTCAAGAACTGAAGGTTCAGCAAGACGGGGATTACTTTCTCACCTCTCTCTTATTGGATCCGTTAAACCGACATCATCTTCAAAATGATTTTATAACCCTGGAAGGGTTTAGTCGTCAGAAAAAACATTTCGAGTTTAAACAGTGGAAAAAGGAGATCGGCGGGGACATCATCATTGCGGATGAGATGACCTTAAAGGACCGACGTTATCTCGTTTTTGTAAACGGAGACGCGATGGGAAAATCCATACAAGGGGCCGGAGGGGCCTTGGTATTAGGAGTTGTGTTTCGTTCTTTTTTATCCAGGACTAAGACGGTTTCTTCGTATAAATCAAAGCCGCCTGAAGTCTGGCTCAAGGATTGTTTCGCGGAGCTTCAAAATATTTTCGAATCCTTTGACGGTTCCATGTTGATTTCGGTCGTGCTTGGATTGGTCGATTTAGAATCCGGAATTTTCTACTTCCTCAACGCGGAACATCCTTGGACGGTACTATATAGAGACGGCGTCGCTTCGTTTATCGAAGATAAATTAGAACTTCGTAAAATAGGGATTACCGGTCTGGAAAGTAAGATGAAGGTAAAAATATTCTTCCTGGAAAAAGGAGATTCTATCTTTATCGGATCCGACGGAAGAGACGATTTGTTATTGGGTGTAGATTCGGACGGAACTCGTTTGATAAACGAAGACGAATCGCAATTTTTAAAGCGAATTGAAGAATCCAGAGGAGATATGGGTAATATCGTTCAATCGCTTCGAAATTTCGGTGAACTCACGGACGACCTTAGTATTATTAAATTCTCATATTTAAAAGAGCCGATCCGATTTCAATCCGTGGGAAATTTGAACTCGGAAAGGTTTCCGGACGACACATATCTTAAATATTTGGAGACGGAAAATTGGGAAGACGCCGTCTACTATCTCGAAAACTTAAAAAAGAAATTTGCAGACGAGTTCCTACCCCCGATTTTTAAAAAGGAATTGGCTAAAGTATATTATAAAACTGGAAAGTATGAAGAGGCCCTTTTACTTTTTGAAACTCTGATTTCCGATTTCCCGGAAGACGTTGAAAATATGTTTCTTGCTTCCTTAATTTACAAAAGGTTTAACCGTTACCGTCAGGCGGTCGAACTGGGAGAAAGAGTGATGCTGAGGGAACCGGAATTTTTGAACAACGTAGCTCATCTCGCAGAATCTTACCTTTTTATCCACAAACGGGAAACTGCGATTCAGCTTTTGCAAAAAGTGGACCAACTGGATCCCAACAATTCTCATGCAAAAAAAATACGGATCCAACTCGATAGACCTGTTCCGGATCATCGAAACGGCTAA
- a CDS encoding OmpA family protein: MKELFRIMSIEIISKRFLQKSSSFLLLFVLLISFPLSSEEPEKVLFRWKLTPGETVELNEYHRVQLVSQGRKIKREDKNRILLETLSCEKQSCLLDGFFDTYSRFPEVDPAFRKDKTYKSQFQITEIGQYRVPQEHSMPNLRSLPSFSEKLVSIGEEWTQPATESFQFPGGRVMITVLAKYKYHGPDQWQFQKLSGTADRIEYNYTLYYDSQMGQEGVPLKIYGFARGMVYFDRNLGLPQYKRVQLAYTFVYQNGLAQEMSFDIHGVYRKDVKLTDTDKDKFAEEIRKILGGELPTGIEPGKDAAKNSKRPPGRESLNWPEEEDNHARPQTEKPSGPSVEIRRTEEGIAISLNSVLFDYNSSELKDEAKQELEKIASVLKKYGDREIRISGHTDNSGGEEYNRKLSRERALSVLKELRDKQGLEEKRMSYEGYGKSKPIADNTTIQGRQKNRRVDITIVIE, encoded by the coding sequence ATGAAGGAATTATTTAGAATCATGAGCATCGAAATCATTAGCAAACGTTTCCTTCAAAAGTCGTCCTCTTTCCTTCTTCTTTTTGTATTGTTGATTTCTTTCCCTCTCTCTTCCGAAGAACCGGAGAAAGTTCTTTTTCGTTGGAAGTTAACTCCGGGGGAAACCGTAGAGTTAAACGAATATCATAGAGTTCAATTGGTAAGTCAGGGAAGAAAAATCAAAAGGGAAGATAAGAATCGAATCCTTTTGGAAACTTTATCCTGCGAAAAACAATCCTGTCTTTTAGATGGATTCTTCGATACATACAGTCGTTTTCCGGAAGTGGATCCCGCGTTTCGAAAAGATAAAACATATAAGAGTCAATTTCAAATCACTGAGATAGGGCAGTATAGGGTTCCTCAAGAACACAGTATGCCCAATCTTCGTTCTCTTCCGAGTTTTTCTGAAAAGCTCGTCTCTATCGGAGAAGAATGGACTCAACCCGCAACTGAAAGTTTTCAATTTCCAGGCGGAAGAGTGATGATTACGGTTCTTGCAAAGTATAAGTATCACGGTCCGGATCAATGGCAGTTTCAAAAACTTTCAGGTACCGCTGATAGAATCGAATATAATTATACTCTTTATTACGATTCTCAAATGGGTCAAGAAGGTGTACCTCTTAAGATCTATGGATTTGCGAGAGGAATGGTTTACTTTGATCGGAATTTGGGACTCCCTCAATACAAACGAGTTCAACTCGCTTACACCTTCGTTTATCAAAACGGCTTGGCCCAAGAGATGTCCTTTGATATTCACGGAGTCTATCGAAAAGACGTAAAGTTAACCGATACCGATAAGGATAAGTTTGCGGAAGAGATCAGAAAGATTCTTGGAGGGGAGCTTCCTACCGGAATCGAGCCGGGAAAGGATGCGGCTAAAAATTCAAAACGGCCTCCGGGTCGTGAAAGTCTAAATTGGCCCGAAGAAGAAGACAATCACGCAAGACCACAAACCGAAAAACCTTCAGGACCTTCCGTTGAAATTCGAAGAACCGAAGAAGGAATTGCGATCTCTTTGAACTCAGTCCTCTTTGATTATAATAGTTCCGAACTCAAAGACGAAGCGAAACAAGAATTAGAAAAGATCGCTTCGGTCTTAAAGAAATACGGCGATCGGGAAATTCGTATCAGCGGCCATACGGACAATTCAGGCGGAGAAGAATACAATCGAAAACTTTCCAGAGAAAGGGCGCTGTCCGTACTAAAGGAACTTCGAGACAAACAAGGTCTGGAAGAAAAAAGAATGTCCTATGAAGGATATGGAAAAAGTAAGCCAATAGCGGACAATACTACGATTCAAGGCAGGCAGAAGAATCGCCGTGTAGACATTACTATCGTTATAGAATGA
- the cutA gene encoding divalent-cation tolerance protein CutA, whose protein sequence is MEPRLVYITTKNEKEALKIGRALVEERLAACANILPKIKSIYHWEKKLVVENETILIVKTKSELMTELTLRVKSLHSYSVPCVVSLPLLEGNRDYFTWMFGEILPE, encoded by the coding sequence ATGGAACCAAGACTCGTTTATATCACCACAAAGAATGAGAAGGAAGCCCTCAAAATAGGAAGGGCTTTGGTGGAAGAAAGATTGGCGGCTTGTGCGAACATTCTTCCCAAGATAAAGTCGATCTATCACTGGGAAAAAAAATTGGTCGTCGAGAACGAAACAATCCTAATCGTAAAAACAAAAAGTGAATTGATGACGGAGCTGACTCTGAGAGTCAAATCTTTACACAGCTACTCCGTTCCTTGTGTCGTCAGCCTTCCTTTATTGGAAGGGAATCGAGACTATTTCACCTGGATGTTCGGTGAAATTCTACCAGAATAA